From the Prunus dulcis unplaced genomic scaffold, ALMONDv2, whole genome shotgun sequence genome, the window TTTAAAAACTGCTGCGCGAAGAAGCATGCGGAGTGAAGGAGTTTTCAGATTTCCCATATTGTCCTTATTTGTTTCATCAAATTACACGCTCTATCCTTCTCCTTTTCATGCTCTATTCCTTCACATTTGATTGTTGTTCCTCTTGGGTATTGAAATTACCCAACAAAGCATGAACCTTTCACTTCAACAAAATTGAGATTGAAAAAACTGAAGGTCCAAGATCTGATTGGACCAAACAGCAAAAGAAACTTAAATTAtgcattatttattttttaatgataattttagtttttttttaaaaactttcatcatcatatgttttttttgtcattataCATTGTCACAGCAATTCTATACAAAAGTTTACCATTCTTTGACACTTCTTTTCATACTCACAGCACTTTTACAAATATAGATTACCAAACGCTAAACTATTTTCCTTTAtagctgatttctctcacaatAAATCTCAAAgtaattattttcacagcataGCAACGCCAAACTGGCCCTTAGTTGCTTCACTTCACAGCTATTTATTCTCGCAACATGGTATAAGTAGTTTTTCTAAAGGCACAGTAATGCCAGACTAGCCCTCAGTGTCCTCCTTGAGATTGGACCTCATCACATAGTCACTTTTTCTCTCCTCCGATTTTGATCCTCTTATattgtttccctcttttcggCCAAGGCGGCCGACAGAAGGAACTTTtggtccttcttcttttttgagtATTGGGCATGCCACCACCAAGCCACAAATTTGGGCTTGAATGAAATGTGAGTAGATGGATATGTCGCGCTTCTAACTTCTAATCAGATGATTGATCGGTCAAGCATGGAACTTCATCTTggcctaggttctttcacttcctcgGGCTTGAGGATGGTTAGGCTTTGTACGaatgtttttgtgattttagggttttaagtaAAAATAGTGCAATTAAGCTAAATGTGCATTTAAACGTAAAGACAAGAATTAAAGTgcgataaaataaatcaaatcgaTAAATAAAGCAAGAATTAAAGGCAGCACGATTGTTTATCTCGGGGTAGCGGGAATACTCATGGCTCTATCGAGGGGCATAACCCCATAGGGGTTCATCTTCACCATGCCGAAGCATATATAGGTCATCCGTCGAGTATAGTAGATCAGTCTGAATCATGAAATAGTCGAGGAAAGTCTGCTTCAAGTTGTCGAAGGAGTTGATAGTGCTAGGGTTTAGTCTGTAGAACCAGTTCAAAGCGGCACCATTGAGGGTAGAGGGGAAAATGAGGGATATGCCCTCATCACCGAGACCCTTGCAGCCTAGGGTAGACTGAAAAGAATGGATGTGGGTTAGGAGATCGTTCTTACCAGTGTAGACGGCGATGCGAAGTGACTGAAAGCCCTTCTCTTGACGATAGTTAAGGATACGCTCATTGAAGGGGTCAGGGCGTGGCTTTGTCTAGAGAGGCTGATGGCTACGATATTGCCGTTCTCGAGACATGGGGCCTTTTCGAAGAGGAGTCACATAACAGGGTTAGCATGGTGAAGGGCATCGGTGCCGAAGGCTTGCTGTGTTGGTTGGGTGGAGGTGGATAAGTTTCCCACTTCTTGAAAGCTTCAGAATGGTAAGACTCCCAGTCCTCAGGGTGGTAAGGTTCCCAATCGTTCGAGTCGCCAACTCTCTCCTGGGTTGGTAAGCGGGTGGGCTTCGGTAAGGAGGCCTAGGTGTGCCACCCGTGGGTCATTGAGGTCGACAGGAATAAGGATGGGCTTTGACTGAAGCTCCTAGATGCGGTCCCTGCAATCCTTGTAGACATTGGTTGGGGCATGAGGCCGACCCCTTGGTGGGGAGATATGGAGAAGCTGCGACTTGGTCGTTTTTGGATGAATGTGGCCTTTGCCTTTGTCAGGCCTAGACTGAATCAGCGCACTATGGCAGGAGACAACTGGTTGGTTTGGTTGAGTGCGTTCAACACCTTGGGTGAGGTCCCTGCTGGGTGAATTGGTGGTGAGTGTTTTCCTAATTACGTTTCAAGGTTCTGTAGTTGTGCTTCAATTCGACATTCTTGGTACGAAGGTGTTCATAGTTCTCTGTCATCTTTGTGATATTGGCATGAAGGAGCTCCACTTCGGCCTGGAGGTGCTCATCGGCTAAAGGTTTCTTTCGGGATGAATCCCCATGAGGGGTATGGTGTTGGGTATCAAGGCTAGCTTCACTTGACATAGCGGAGTGTGAGGGGTAGAAGAGACGACAGGGTCGGATGGGAGATGGAGCCAGCGAGATTGGTAGAGAGGTGGGATTCGAAAGTAGCTTCACACAGACAGcaccaaactgttgatgctttTTTTGGTGGGGTCAACTTATGTAGAGAGTGTTAGACCTTTGGCAGGGGGATGAGATTGCGAATCTTCAGCACTGAGAGATCCTGCAGAAGGAAATAGAGAAGAAGTAGTCGTCAAACTTCGGATACAGGTGTGGTACCTACCGAAGGCTCTCCAATGCTTAAGTCAGTTATATGTGGTAATTTTGGCAAAATAACAGTAAAGGTCGGAaagtagttaccctttttacttgggcattgttccctatttatagggaagtgaaaatgaaaattttgcacgaagtttcgatgtgggactttgtgcaaactGTTGTGGAGGTGACACGTGTTCGCGGTCCTAGATTCTGTAGTCATCGAAGGGGCACCATTGTGTCTTTGATGTTATCTTCAACAGACTTGCGCGGTCCATGTGTTGATTCCCAGTGCCGAATGTATTCGGTTGAATATGGTGTAAACACAACTCATGCAGCAAGGAAAGAAATGGGCATGTTCCTTTCCGAGATTCGAAGCTAACCCGCATTCTGCAGTCCTCCTTGGGAGGAATTAATGCTAGAACTGCCATAATTTGTACCATGAGTCCTGCACATAGCAATGTTAAACAATCAAGAAATACCCTCCTGTTTGCAAGCTGTGTTCTAAAGAAGCGACAACAAATGCACAGCATAATGTAGTCATGTCGGATAAAGCATCGGTGAAGCATTTGCAAAGAGAATTGACTAGATAGTAGAGAATGAGTTGAGAGGTTCAGGACCAAAAACTGTTCCAGCTGATTCTTCAACATTATTGAAAATATATGTTATTCTCTTcactcaaaattttatttttttaaacatactGTTTTTTAACTCAAGTGAATATTCAAAACTGGGCAAAGAAGCACAAAACAGAGGCCGGCAGATTTGCTGACCTCTTAAAagatcaccaaataaaaatataaattcccCTAATGGAAAGCAGGATTTTCTCTTTAATATGTTTTGacctttaaatattttgtttctggTCTTTTCACAATTTGATCAAGCAGGTTTCTCCATGTTCTTTACTTTTAATTCTGTCACATGATTCTCGAGTCGTCGCAAATGGCAATCTCTGAAAATCTTCATTGTGCTTACCTTGgaaatttcttttctatgttttttctttcttctccatgGTTCTCGTATGTAAGAGGACGGAGTACAGTTTTTCCTGTTCATGTTTCATGCAGGATCCTTTCTTGTCTGAAAAACAATATCATTAAGCCTCTCATCTGTAAGCCAGAATGAGTATTAAAATCCCACTCCAAACTCCAAAAGACTGAGACATGAATAATAACAGAGAGCTGGATTATTCAAAAAAGGACAAACCTGGTTTGGCAAAATCTGATAAGCCAAAATCAATGGCTTTCAACTGGGAATTCTCATCCTTAGTGGAATACAAAAAGTTCtgataagaaaaatgaaaatagaaCATTAgtttaatacaaatataattacATACAGAAAGCACAATCAATATATCAAGTTGACCACAACTTCTAGCTTTAATGATGGATATCTTGCACAGCAATATGGAGAGGCATCAGTCTTCTTGTGACcttgttttaaattgtttggAGGAAACCCTACACTTCCCACATAAAACGTCTTTTGAAACAAGCCACAAAAGATACCATATGGACCAAGCAAATATAGGTCAAGACTCAGATTTTTTATTCATCAGTTCTTCAAAAACACATGTTAAAGAAAACAGGTGGGAACCAACTACAGCCCCGTATAGCAATGACATCAAATGATGGCAGGCCAAAGAGATTGATAGGATTTTCATCATGCTTACCAATTcttaatcaaataaaaatactatcTGTGTCACTCCACTGTAGGTTTGCCAATCTCCTGTGCCCCGAGCAAACGTATCTTTGAGGAAGGACAATCTCCTGTGCTCAACCTCCATGTAAATATAATCACTCGGATCACCTTTAAATAGGAGAAAGAAGTCCTGTGAACCAATGACACATTGCAGGCCTCCCAAAGTTCAATGATCTCTCTTTGCAGCCTGTTGAATTCTGAAGGCCACATTGAAGGGCTTTCCTCATCACTATGAATTGGGTCCAAGCCAAAATCTTTTACATCCCTTGCAGATGGTACGGGTTTCAAATCCGTCTCTGGTACCTGTCAAACAATAAAATTCTTGTTAGAAATATAGTTAGTTAGATTGTCTACAACTTCGCCTCTTTATTTCTCAATGGCTAcatttgaagagaaaaaaaataactgGTTGTATATCTTACTAAACTCCCTATAATTCCTGCAAGAATTGTGCATAAATCAGATATTGCATAATTTTCAGTTTAGTTTCAACAGTGTGAAACGAAGTGAAGGGTCcttcctttttccttcttccaaCTGGATGTCCATCTTACTAGTTGCCCTTTTTCTTATCGTCATCAATACACCAATAAGACGAGTGGCCTACtctaaagaaataatgaaaaaataaaaaaaactcactgTACGATCAGCAAGTTGAGTATTGCATTGGGTATCAGTCATTTCCTCTGTTCCTTCAGCTAAAGTACAACGTTCAGTACTCTTGTCATCAGTTGTGAATGTGGTATTTTGTGCTTTACAGTCGTCAACAGTAGCACTTCTTGCAGAAGCCTGAGAGCCATTCTTGATAGCCTCTCATTCTCACCTCCATAGTTCGATGAAGGAAGTTTCTTTTGGACACCCTCAGGCCTTCCTGTAAAACttttctcaaaatcaattggaGGAGGTGTGCTCTCATTCTTCTCTAccctaaaataaaagaattgaaCTTAAGACAGTGAAGAGTCTAGTACTTGTAGGGAAACTAAGACGACCACAAATTTACTTAATGAGGGCCTAAAATCATGTTTAAGCTTTGTGCTAAAAAAACACATTCTTCTACTCATAATACTaatcttccttcttttctgttcTCTTCATCTAAAAACTATTAGGCCCCCAACAGAAGCTGCAGCATCATCCTCCTAAAAAACCTGAGGTGAGGCATGGTGGTAGCTCAATCACACAATCACTCTCTCCAGCTCCTCCCATCGTGAacctcttattcttatacaaaagtacttgtttttcttccatCAATTGCAACATCTTCACCAATTTTGATCCTTTTATTCTTATAAaagttcttattttattttatttttgtttttgcgtTGGGAGTTATCTACAAGAACCATCGTTCTTGAGATCCATTTAAATTGCTTTTCATATGCACGCCAGGAAAGACATTTGAACAAATTTGTCGATGTACAGTTGCAGTATATTGTTTCACTTCACTGGTATAACTAAATTTTCTTAGATGTGCATACCTTTGTAAATCTCATAAACTGAAGAACATGAGACACAAATTCAATACAGTTTCATTCGGCATAGCCTATAACAATAACTAATacttctttaaataaaaaaatatacataaaaactataaaaaaaacactaaaagGAAACCGGTACTTGTGGCTGATTGTCATAGAACTTGTCAATGATCAAATGCAATTGCCATATAACAGATGAAAGATTAATTACTTTCCCAATCAGggattttgttcatattataTGGTCAAAACTCAACTTATCCTATAACAACTTATCCTGTTATGCAGAACGATATTTTCAACACCTAAACTAAGTTTGCATtggaaaatgagaaaaacaaaacccgaatccccaaaatctcatataaCACGGATCAAGGAAGCATTTTCTCTAGCTGCAGCTGCTCAATTTTGATCTGGGTACACAGTATGAGAAACTCCATAAACTTGGCATCCTTTTCATCGATTGCTTAGAGGGGTTTTGGATACTTTATCCTGATAGGGGCTCAACTGAAGCATTGCCTTGACAGATATTAGACAGTGCTGACGTCCACACGGCTTCTATGAAGCTGGAAGGCAGGAGTGATCCAACTCCCGCAACTGCATTGGCTGCCTGACCAATTGAAGTAACCCAAGCGAGCTTCACAATGTGCACATGACAACTTGCCCTTGCCCTCCAGTGCTCCTTCATCAACTGTGTAATAAGAAAACATATGAAAGATTAAATTATATCATGTTTCCATGACAAATCACTGAGAACGAAAGATGCTCCAAATGAAATAACTTTTACTTCATTCAAATTAAGGTATAAGGAAACCAAAATCAGCTGAAGAAAAGtaaaggaaaagattaagaaaagCACTATAGGTCCAAAAATAGGAATGTGAAAAGGATGTGGATTCTGTCTGGGTGTCAAAGTCTATATTCGATActtttttcaatgtttaaaATACCATCATTTGTCAACACACTGGATTAACTGGTCAACAAGAAAAACCAATTCGCAGTTGACATGTAATCTCAAGTGACAATTTGATCATATAATATCCCAGTTAAACAACTGTAGAgcatttatattataacaatcaaatcaaataaccCAAGGAAACTCTTTTGACAAGAGAGCTCTGTTGCATGATTAACTATTACTGCAATGGAAATGGTAAGCCATACAGTTATAAATATGACACAGTTACCTGCTGTCATCCACCTTTGAGGCTCAACAAAAATGGATGAACATTCAGAATCCTCAGACAAGTTGCTACTTTTTCGCGACAAGTTGCTACTTTTTCGCTTTCGCCACTCAAACGATTTCTCACCCTCGCCTGGAATGTGATCCACAACATCGTCCTGCAATGCAACAATTCTTCGGCATTTCTTGCAGCGGAATGCTGGTGTACCAGTTTTTCCTCCATTTTGAGCTGTTTTTACTCCAGAGGCAACTTCACCAGGCAACCCAGGATCTGCCCCAAATTTAGAACTGTCTATTTTATCCCCATGATGATAAGATTCACCTGAAAGGATGGATAAAATATTTCTATTATAGCAGCGAAAACAGAAATTCACATTTGCCACTCAATTTGAAACCTCCAGTGAAAATGAGTAGGCATAACTTATAATGTCTCCTATGCTGAGACAAACAACTTTTCACATAGTAATAAACATCAAGAACATTTGCCATGCAGTTGCCACACCCTTCACAGCTGTCACTGCTGTTCTGGtaagcatttctttttctttttctttttctcttctgctAAAATGTTATGTAAGGTAGAGGAGAATggcaaacaatttaaaaaacagaTTGGGAAGTATAGTTCACGGATACCGTAGCCATTTTTTGTGTTAGTTTCCCTAAGCTAATTTGACAAGTgagattatttttattctgaGTGCTACAATTTAACTCTATACGGTTTTCTCGAGATTCTATCATGTATAAATAGAGTGAACTAAATTGAGACAATCTTGTTTCTGGAATTCTAAACCTTTGGCATTTTTGAGTTCCTTTCAGAACCTTGGAAGCTTGCGATTTCTCATAATCCAGCAGTGTCTCCATGCTCAAATCAAACCCTCTCGCTTCTCAAAATAACATTCTTTGAGCAATTACCCACCAAAAGCTGGACCAACCATCTCACATCCTACTTCAATGATATACAACCAATTTGGTAAGCAATGGCTCCTTAATACCTTCCTATCAATGAATTTTTCATAAAGTCCTAGGCACACCAACTCATATACAAACTGATGTGGTAGTACTTCAGTTGTATAAATTTGAGCCTCATTTATTTACAAACAGTAAGTGACTACCATATTATGTGCCTCATCAGTTGGTATTAAAAAGCTGGGATAAGAGTTGGTGCCTCTAATATCATGAGACTCAAGAAAAGCCTACGTACAATTTCTAGTCAGTCAACGGCGCAAGAATTATAGCCTACTCTCTATGTCCCATGGAGCACTTTCATCATCTCGTATATTACCGAAACttgaaaaactaaaatatgaaaGCATGAATTCAAGATGTTCaatgaaaaacaataaatttagAGGGAGGGCaagatggagaagaaaaaataaaactgtaCCCAAAACTTTCAAGCGAAAAGACTTATATATGGGGCTGGCACGATCAACCTTGAAGCCCATTTCCTCGTACATTTTGAGCTGCAACacgagaaaagaaaagagtaaaATTCACTATGGGCTGGCTTAGCAGAAAGTAGTCTAACCTTGTACAAGATGTTACATAAGAGTTCCTTGAATCACCTGATGTAGAAAACCATCATTGGGGCAAACAAATTCACAGCTTTGCCTCAGGGATCCTAGTGCATCTGTAGGATTGCataagaggaagagaaagactAAAGCAGTTAAGCATTTGTAACCCACTCTGCCTTTTCTTCAATTCTATTGCTCAGGAATTCATATACTTCGAAGGGTGATGATTTTGGTACTCCAACTATCACCTCCCACGCTCTGCTACTCTTTCACAAAAGAGGACCACATGATTTTGGTACTCTTCTTGTGTGAGAGAGTAAATGAGTGTGGAGTGTCAAAATCATCTTCCGTTTTTAAACTCATACAAGCTTGTGAAACTAATTTTTATCTGAACTGAAGAAACAAAAGCAGCTATTTGGATTCCAAAAATATAACAGCAACATGTAGTTATATACGAAGACTGGCGATACTAAAGAAGCAATGATTTGTTCACACCTTCTTGTGATAAATGCTCTGTTCTCATCAGATATGCTGTAATGATAGATGCACTGCAACAAACAAATGCAAACAACGGTGTAAACACTTTAAACTTGACAATTCAGAAAACTGAAAAAGCTATCAGAATGTAAGCCTGTTCCGAATAATTTCGACATTATTAGTAGACTCTTGTtattctaaaaactaaaaatcataaactgaGAAAGCAATATGTACCTTCTGGAAACACCAGCAAAGCAATGCACCAAAACAGAACCCTTTTTTCTACCCTTATCAATAAAATCCACACACGCATCCAAATAATCCAATAAATTCTCATCGTGCCTATCTCTTAGCGGAACCCCCATCCTCTCCAGCTTCAAATCCTTGCCTGCACGAAAGCTTATCGACCCATCACCAACAGAAGCTGACCCACCAACAGACCCGGCATCATAGACCTTGATTTCCTTTGTGGGAATTGCACAGAGAATATGTGTGATCTCTTTGCTGCCATTTCGGATAACCTCTGTCGCGTCGCGGATGTTGCCGAGGAATAGATTCTCACGAACAAGATACGGCATGATCActgaaaaatatttgaatttttcctAAACCCAAGATTATCAAAGCAAGAAAAGTCGAACAGTATGAGGCAATTTACAGAGGATTACAAGAGTGTTTTATAAGTCAGTCTTGCTTGACAAGAAAACCTATTTATACCTGGAATAAAAAAGGGCAGTATTTACACCGtcaataaaaaaggaaacaagataATAGAACACCTAAATTGACAAGAAGAAATCTTTGTTCTTTACCTGTATTTAGGTCATCgtagagagagggagagagaggggggacGGAGGGGACGGGTTTTGGGgatttatttcaaaataaatttttttttcttaaaattgaaaacaattaTGGGagatttattattatactcaatatagggacccaaattataaaaaaaattatatatgaaatagacttgagaaacacacccaaagtccatttacaaAAGATTTTTTTGGATAAACTGTTTTTGGGGGGCtccaaaaaaacagaacacCTAACCAATACAAATTAAATAGACACGAGTGACCCTCAAAAAATAATCAGCTATCTCCTAAAAAACAGAACGCCTAACCGATATCCAAGTCTAGATTATGGCTCCATTTGGCAAGGCAATCTGCCAAACTATTCTTCTCTCTTAAAATATGCTGGATGTTCCAACTCTCAAAATGCCTAAGCATCTTCCCACAGTTTGAAAGCAAAGCAAATAGAGGATGAAAACATAGAGAATCCCTTTGCTGGAAAAGATTCACAGCACTCTCAGAATCCATTCCTATGAGGATCTTAGTGAAACCCTTTTCCACTGTTAATCTgaggccaaaaaacaaacccTAGGTTTCAACATCCAAAATATGCCCTTCCCCAAATTCACAACAAAACCTCCACACCACTCCCCAAAGCAATCCCTAAGCACACCACCAACACCAATCTTTCTAGAAGCATTCATGCAAGTGCCACCCTCTACCAGGCGGCTTCCACATTAACATAACCTGTATTCggttttttgtttaaattcgTATGTAATGTGGACTCTACTTTTTACTGTTTAGTTGCGTGATGGGAAGACAGGAGGAGGAAATACATATAGTTTCTAGTTACAGaaataattttgaagaaaattgttgGGGGCGGGATGCAATATGATAAGATTGATAGATTgccaaagtcccacattggaataACTctcaaaaatacaaatgctTATAAAGATTACATGACACCTTACACTTGCTgagtaggttttttttattttttttattttttttattttttttattttttttattttttttattttttttattttttttatttttccttctttcgaGCTTAGTAATGTGGACTTATAACTAAGCAGGACATTAAAGAAATTGGTTGTTTGAACAAATCCTTTTCATGTAAGATGTGATGCTCTTGGACCGTTCACTAAGAGATGTGATGCTTTTGAAGTAGCACAAGGCACGCTCTCTACCCTCAGATAAGTAGGGGCACCCAATCAAAACGGGTGGGTAGCAAAcccaaaactctaaaaatttgaTTGGGGTTATGGGTaccagaaaaaaagaaaaagaaaaaaaggaaaaaaaaggccTGGACCTCAACCGCACAGATCAAGAGCCATTGCACCTCAACGTGCTGCCTGACTTCGCCTCTTATCACACAATCACATTTTGtctcttcctttctctccCAACTTCcaaaacaacatatatatatatatatatatatatatatattattaggGTAAATTGCTGAATACTCTCTTAAATTATATTGATTGTCGAAATCTCAGccttaaattattttttcagtcaATTTAACCCTCGGATTATTTTTAATGGCCAATTTAGCCCCTACCATTAgttttcatgcaatttcatccaattttctaTCTAAATGTCACAGGACCCGaatcaaattccgctttggaattcgagtcgaaccttgtgcgtgtccgacacttgacAAATGTCAGGCACAAAAGacccatttgccctttttcttaaatcttgactttgacttctaccgaaatttcggcagagtttcccctATATTtcgttcaatcccaaaacttacacctgtcaaaacgagcataCTTGTCCAAACAACCAACAGCCAGCATTTCAATAATCATGCCAAAAGTTCCATTCTCGCTCTAGGGCAATGTATCAGAGCAATTGTGAGAATTTACGGATCACTTAACTGGTTTACATACCGTCACTTTCAATCCAGAAGGCGCGGAAgtcaagatggcccggtggtagatgtcttgtgcacgctacagcctgggggcgcaaaacagttgaaagtgtgagtggacaaaaatagggttccaaaaaataatttgcgaacataataacccccactgtaaaataatagtaataaaaaCTGGATATGTAAAATGCGCTTAAAATATGCTAAATGTAAAGCATTCACATAGATATAGATAAACATAAAACATATTCAATATCGAGAAAACTTACATAAAATCACCGTAATTAAtccttgcataaaagcactgaaatccaacatttgcatgaaagtactgaaatcaagcctgcataaaagcaatgtactcaaaactttaatcaaagcactgaaatcaatcaaaactaccactcggatgtacccctgtaaatccgtcaattcccctggcaggtctcgac encodes:
- the LOC117613284 gene encoding dual specificity protein phosphatase 12-like isoform X1; this translates as MPYLVRENLFLGNIRDATEVIRNGSKEITHILCAIPTKEIKVYDAGSVGGSASVGDGSISFRAGKDLKLERMGVPLRDRHDENLLDYLDACVDFIDKGRKKGSVLVHCFAGVSRSASIITAYLMRTEHLSQEDALGSLRQSCEFVCPNDGFLHQLKMYEEMGFKVDRASPIYKSFRLKVLGESYHHGDKIDSSKFGADPGLPGEVASGVKTAQNGGKTGTPAFRCKKCRRIVALQDDVVDHIPGEGEKSFEWRKRKSSNLSRKSSNLSEDSECSSIFVEPQRWMTAVDEGALEGKGKLSCAHCEARLGYFNWSGSQCSCGSWITPAFQLHRSRVDVSTV
- the LOC117613284 gene encoding dual specificity protein phosphatase 12-like isoform X2; this translates as MPYLVRENLFLGNIRDATEVIRNGSKEITHILCAIPTKEIKVYDAGSVGGSASVGDGSISFRAGKDLKLERMGVPLRDRHDENLLDYLDACVDFIDKGRKKGSVLVHCFAGVSRSASIITAYLMRTEHLSQEDALGSLRQSCEFVCPNDGFLHQLKMYEEMGFKVDRASPIYKSFRLKVLGESYHHGDKIDSSKFGADPGLPGEVASGVKTAQNGGKTGTPAFRCKKCRRIVALQDDVVDHIPGEGEKSFEWRKRKSSNLSRKSSNLSEDSECSSIFVEPQRWMTAEGKGKLSCAHCEARLGYFNWSGSQCSCGSWITPAFQLHRSRVDVSTV
- the LOC117613284 gene encoding dual specificity protein phosphatase 12-like isoform X3, producing the protein MPYLVRENLFLGNIRDATEVIRNGSKEITHILCAIPTKEIKVYDAGSVGGSASVGDGSISFRAGKDLKLERMGVPLRDRHDENLLDYLDACVDFIDKGRKKGSVLVHCFAGVSRSASIITAYLMRTEHLSQEDALGSLRQSCEFVCPNDGFLHQLKMYEEMGFKVDRASPIYKSFRLKVLGESYHHGDKIDSSKFGADPGLPGEVASGVKTAQNGGKTGTPAFRCKKCRRIVALQDDVVDHIPGEGEKSFEWRKRKSSNLSRKSSNLSEDSECSSIFVEPQRWMTAADFGFLIP